CCGGCGGTGGTCGGACCTCCCTCTGATCATCGTCTCCTCCGTCGGGGACCTCGCCACCAAGGTCGAAGCATTGGAAGCCGGCGCGGATGACTACCTCACGAAGCCGGCCGAGGACGAAGAACTGGTCGCGCGCATCGAGGCCGTCCTGCGGCGGTCCGTCTCCGGGAGCACGAGGCACGGCCTACTCACCTTCGGGGACCTCAGCGTCGACCTGCGGCGCCGGCTCGCGACGATGGCCGGGGTTCCCATCCACCTCTCGGACACCGAGTACAGACTGCTGGCCATGTTCGTCTGCCACCCCGGGACGCTGCTGAGTCACGACGAGCTCCTCCGGGCGATGTCCGGGGGGGTGGGGGCCGAAGCGAGCACCCTCAGGGTGTACGTCCGTCGCCTACGGCGCGCGCTCGGCGAAGGACCCTCCGGGACCCATCACATCGCGAACGAGCCTGGGCTTGGGTACCGCTGGCTCACTGAACCCGACAGCCCTTGACGCGGCCCGGCCAGCGATCCGGGGCTCGCGGGAGGAATCATCCGGGATCAGCTAGCGCATCTCGCCGCGGCGCGGACGAAACGCACCCGTATGAGAGTCACGGCGCCCTGGCCCCGGCTAGACGTCCACGATCGGCCCAGGTTCCTCGATCCCGATCCCGCCGAGCGCTTCGAAGATCTCGCGCATCAGTGCGTGGTCACGTTCCGCGTCGAACGGGACGCTCGCACGGAGCCCGCGCTCGTAGTTCCACACCGGCCCGCTGCGGTACGGCTCCGGTTCGGTCGTGTAACGGGGGAAGATGTGCGCGTGCAGAGCCGGGTCGGAGTTTCCCAGGATCTCGTAGTTGGTACGGATGGCGTCGGTGACAGCCAGGAGCGCGTCCCCGACGGCAACCATGTCGGCGAGGAAGATGGCGCGCTCGCTGCCCCGGAGATGGTTGACGCTGGGCACGACCGGATCGGGAAGCAGGAGACAGTAGCCGCGCAGGTGCTGACTGTCGCCCAGGACGACCCACCCCGAGCGGAGCCGACCGATGACGGTAGGGTTCGCTCCTGCTCTAGCGGACGCCACCCGCTCGTGGATGAGTGTCTGCACCGAAGGATCTCCGGACCGGAAGCCGATCATGCATCTCATCACGTAGGCAGGAGGGAGCGTCCCCGACAGATGTGGTCCAAGACTCCCTGGGCGGCCGAGCCCCCCGTCCGACCCGGTGCGCGCCCCGGCGGTACCCGCTACGGGAGCCACCGCGGTGACCCCCGGCGATCATCTCCATGACCGACGCTATCTTCAGCGACGGTCGCTTGGCCGAGATCTACGATCCCCTCGACCACGACAGATCTGACCTCGATCTCTACCTGTCGCTCGTA
Above is a genomic segment from Actinomycetota bacterium containing:
- a CDS encoding response regulator transcription factor — its product is MTSVLVVYPHDDGARPNLLGLREHGITASVARSAEEAMGRAAEVRPDLMVVELERADSAGIDLIREVRRWSDLPLIIVSSVGDLATKVEALEAGADDYLTKPAEDEELVARIEAVLRRSVSGSTRHGLLTFGDLSVDLRRRLATMAGVPIHLSDTEYRLLAMFVCHPGTLLSHDELLRAMSGGVGAEASTLRVYVRRLRRALGEGPSGTHHIANEPGLGYRWLTEPDSP